From a single Anaerolineales bacterium genomic region:
- a CDS encoding rhodanese-like domain-containing protein: MFNKIRFIHILLFAMLLLTACQPAEKTHQIGIEAEMDGVPYRVVSVAELQTMLDAKDFFMVNVHTPFEGNIPQTDLHLPYDEISQNLDQLPAEKDAKIVIYCFTSGMAKQAIAILVAQGYTNLWMLDGGTTEWQAAGLTLEK; the protein is encoded by the coding sequence ATGTTCAATAAAATTCGCTTCATACATATCCTATTGTTCGCAATGCTACTGCTCACTGCCTGCCAGCCAGCGGAAAAGACACATCAGATCGGCATCGAGGCGGAAATGGACGGAGTCCCCTACCGCGTTGTATCTGTAGCCGAACTTCAAACCATGCTGGATGCCAAGGATTTCTTCATGGTCAATGTTCACACGCCTTTCGAAGGGAATATCCCGCAGACCGATCTGCACCTTCCCTACGATGAGATCTCACAGAACCTGGATCAACTTCCGGCGGAGAAGGATGCGAAGATCGTCATCTACTGCTTTACATCGGGCATGGCGAAGCAAGCCATTGCCATATTGGTCGCACAGGGCTATACCAATCTCTGGATGCTGGACGGCGGGACGACCGAATGGCAAGCCGCAGGTCTGACGCTCGAAAAATAA
- a CDS encoding rhodanese-like domain-containing protein produces MPPRRKRKKQPFPLLLFIGGGIALLILAFLLANQNAATPTQTVAGDIPYPEIQRVSLADARVALESGTAILLDVRSADAFAGQHIAGAVNIPVAEIQIRLSELDPNAWIIPYCT; encoded by the coding sequence ATGCCCCCACGAAGAAAGAGAAAAAAACAACCTTTTCCCCTGCTCCTTTTCATTGGAGGCGGAATCGCATTGCTCATTTTGGCGTTCCTGCTTGCCAATCAAAATGCAGCCACCCCGACACAGACAGTCGCCGGAGACATCCCCTACCCTGAGATTCAACGCGTCTCTCTCGCGGACGCCAGAGTCGCACTTGAATCCGGCACTGCCATCCTGCTGGATGTCCGTTCGGCAGATGCGTTCGCCGGACAACACATTGCAGGCGCGGTCAACATTCCTGTTGCGGAAATTCAAATCCGTCTCAGCGAACTCGACCCAAATGCCTGGATCATCCCCTACTGCACCTGA
- a CDS encoding NAD-dependent deacylase: MMDIPAELIRFLTKADRIAVLTGAGVSQESGLRTFRDSQEGLWARYRPEDLASPEAFARDPKLVWDWYAWRREAVKGVRPNPGHYALVEMEQKVSEFTLITQNVDGLHRFAGSKNVLELHGNIQRVRCADCGTYAETWDDDGESVPECGSCQGLLRPDVVWFGEALPRGELESAVLAARACQVFFSIGTSGLVQPAASLARAARDNGAVVVEINAEPTPLTPDADFSLRGKSGEILPQLLKAVWGGSVVQ, from the coding sequence ATGATGGACATCCCGGCTGAATTGATCCGTTTTCTGACGAAGGCAGACCGCATCGCTGTCTTAACCGGGGCTGGTGTCTCACAAGAGAGCGGACTCCGCACCTTTAGAGATTCCCAGGAGGGTCTTTGGGCGCGGTACAGACCAGAAGATCTTGCCTCGCCTGAAGCCTTTGCCCGCGACCCCAAACTCGTCTGGGATTGGTATGCGTGGCGGCGGGAAGCGGTCAAGGGGGTGCGTCCGAATCCCGGTCATTATGCGTTGGTGGAAATGGAACAGAAGGTATCGGAGTTCACGCTCATCACCCAGAATGTGGACGGGTTGCACCGTTTTGCGGGCAGTAAAAATGTATTGGAACTGCATGGAAACATCCAGCGCGTCCGTTGCGCGGATTGCGGGACCTATGCCGAAACATGGGACGACGACGGCGAATCTGTGCCGGAGTGTGGATCATGCCAAGGGTTGCTGCGACCAGATGTCGTTTGGTTTGGTGAGGCGCTCCCGCGCGGGGAATTGGAATCGGCTGTGCTGGCGGCTCGTGCGTGTCAGGTCTTCTTTTCGATCGGCACATCGGGATTGGTGCAGCCTGCCGCGTCGCTGGCGCGTGCCGCGCGGGATAATGGAGCCGTGGTGGTTGAGATCAACGCGGAACCAACACCGCTCACTCCAGATGCGGATTTTTCCCTTCGTGGTAAGTCGGGGGAGATCCTGCCGCAGTTGTTGAAGGCGGTCTGGGGTGGTTCTGTTGTACAATAG
- a CDS encoding metalloregulator ArsR/SmtB family transcription factor yields MIKLTELKAIQLAELFSSLSDASRIRIIALLMDGEMSVRAIADGLGMTESAVSHQLRGLRQMHLVRARKSGRQVFYTLDDDHVARLFTLGLDHVQHG; encoded by the coding sequence ATGATAAAACTCACAGAACTCAAAGCCATCCAGTTAGCCGAACTCTTCAGTTCCCTCAGCGACGCCAGCCGCATCCGCATCATTGCCCTGCTCATGGACGGGGAAATGTCGGTCCGCGCCATTGCTGATGGACTCGGCATGACCGAATCAGCCGTCTCGCATCAACTGCGCGGACTGCGCCAGATGCACCTCGTCCGCGCGCGGAAATCGGGCAGGCAGGTTTTTTACACGCTGGACGACGACCATGTTGCGCGGTTGTTCACCCTGGGATTAGACCATGTTCAACATGGATAA
- a CDS encoding cation-translocating P-type ATPase, with product MNQIQTIEIPIAGMDCAECTQHVQHAIAGVTGVQKVDVFLTSEKAIVQLNPSLVKMMDIRAAIKHAGYSVAQDDDEKTPNAMLADFSYRMFTAFGLAFGVVIIIVVLGEWLGLLEGLTEFIPFPVGAALVLLGGAPIFFNVIRAALKKQVIAHTLMSVGAIAALVVGEWTTGMVVIFFMHIGSYTERLTAEGARRAVKDLTAMAPQIARVERDGEEKEIPIADVEMNDIVVVRPGETIPVDGEVVAGHAAVDQSSVTGEAMPVEAGVGSQVRGATILRQGTLKIRTQAVGAQSMFGRVIKMVEEAEAHRADVQRFADKFSAYYLPVVAGIAALTFLISRNALATAAVLLVACSCTIALATPIAMLATIGSNAKRGVLIKGGKYLETLARADVLLIDKTGTLTLGKPIVTDVISLNGMDENSLLSYAASADRYSEHPLADALRRSAQERGLDLRDAVNFESLTGIGVNADVGGKKISVGRHALNGSPTPAQATELEAHGKTVLFISLNDTLAGFIAVSDTLRNEAPEALQESKRLGIKTIELLTGDNERAASSVAHSLNISYRAGLLPEDKIRIVKEYQSQGRIVIMAGDGINDAPALAQANIGIAMKAGTDVAIEAAHITLLREDWMLIPQVIAAAQRTMRVVKGNLGFTAAFNIVGLTLAAFGFLPPMLAAALQSIPDLGILGNSARLLKNANR from the coding sequence ATGAACCAAATCCAAACCATCGAGATCCCCATTGCAGGCATGGACTGCGCCGAATGCACGCAGCACGTTCAACATGCCATTGCGGGCGTAACGGGCGTACAAAAAGTGGATGTATTCCTCACGTCTGAAAAAGCCATTGTGCAGTTGAATCCATCGCTTGTAAAAATGATGGACATCCGCGCCGCGATCAAGCATGCGGGGTACTCCGTGGCGCAAGATGATGATGAAAAAACACCCAATGCCATGCTTGCGGATTTTTCGTACCGCATGTTCACCGCGTTTGGACTTGCTTTCGGCGTGGTCATCATCATCGTTGTTCTCGGCGAATGGCTGGGACTGCTCGAAGGCTTAACCGAATTCATCCCCTTCCCTGTTGGCGCCGCGCTGGTGCTGCTCGGCGGCGCGCCGATCTTCTTCAACGTCATCCGCGCAGCATTGAAAAAACAGGTGATCGCGCATACGCTGATGAGCGTTGGCGCGATCGCCGCGCTCGTCGTCGGCGAATGGACAACGGGCATGGTGGTCATCTTCTTCATGCACATCGGCAGCTATACTGAACGTCTCACCGCCGAAGGCGCGCGCCGCGCTGTCAAAGACCTGACAGCAATGGCTCCGCAAATCGCGCGCGTGGAACGCGATGGCGAAGAAAAAGAAATTCCCATCGCAGACGTTGAAATGAACGACATCGTCGTTGTGCGCCCCGGCGAAACGATCCCAGTGGATGGAGAAGTCGTTGCGGGCCACGCGGCAGTGGACCAATCGTCGGTGACGGGAGAGGCGATGCCCGTGGAAGCAGGTGTCGGGTCACAGGTGCGCGGCGCAACCATTCTCAGGCAGGGCACGCTCAAAATCCGCACACAAGCCGTGGGAGCGCAGTCCATGTTCGGGCGCGTCATCAAGATGGTCGAAGAAGCTGAAGCCCACCGTGCGGATGTCCAGCGATTCGCCGACAAATTCAGCGCGTATTACCTGCCCGTCGTGGCAGGCATCGCCGCGCTCACGTTTTTGATCAGCCGCAACGCGCTCGCCACGGCGGCAGTGTTGCTCGTGGCATGTTCCTGCACCATCGCGCTTGCTACGCCCATCGCCATGCTCGCCACCATCGGCTCGAACGCCAAACGCGGCGTGCTCATCAAAGGCGGCAAATATCTTGAAACGCTTGCGCGCGCCGACGTGTTGTTGATCGACAAAACGGGAACGCTGACACTTGGCAAGCCGATCGTGACGGATGTAATTTCATTGAACGGCATGGACGAGAACTCGCTTCTTTCCTATGCCGCATCTGCCGACCGTTACTCCGAGCATCCCCTCGCCGACGCCTTGCGCCGCTCCGCGCAGGAACGCGGCTTGGATCTGCGCGATGCCGTTAACTTCGAATCGCTCACAGGCATTGGCGTCAACGCGGATGTGGGCGGCAAAAAAATATCGGTTGGGCGGCATGCGTTGAACGGCTCCCCCACGCCCGCACAGGCAACAGAATTGGAAGCGCACGGCAAGACGGTGTTATTCATTTCGCTGAATGATACCTTGGCAGGTTTCATCGCTGTATCAGATACCCTGCGAAACGAAGCCCCGGAAGCTTTACAGGAGTCCAAACGGCTCGGCATCAAAACGATCGAATTGCTCACCGGCGACAACGAACGCGCAGCGTCTTCCGTTGCGCATTCGCTCAACATTTCGTACCGCGCAGGCTTACTGCCCGAAGACAAGATCCGCATCGTGAAGGAATATCAATCGCAGGGACGCATCGTCATCATGGCGGGCGACGGCATCAACGACGCGCCCGCACTCGCGCAAGCGAACATCGGTATTGCCATGAAGGCAGGCACTGATGTCGCCATCGAAGCCGCTCACATCACCCTCCTGCGCGAAGATTGGATGTTGATCCCGCAAGTCATTGCCGCCGCCCAACGGACAATGCGCGTGGTAAAAGGCAATCTTGGTTTTACCGCCGCGTTCAACATCGTCGGACTTACACTCGCAGCATTCGGATTCCTTCCGCCCATGCTTGCCGCCGCACTGCAATCCATCCCAGATTTGGGTATTCTTGGAAATTCGGCGCGATTGCTAAAAAACGCCAATCGATGA
- a CDS encoding DUF4404 family protein has product MSDKQLDDLLEKVRAELKSLDHVDEEGRKLLDELDQDIHALLQKMDAETLPVIDRMKKAVEQFEVKYPTLTKLLSEASAILSNAGI; this is encoded by the coding sequence ATGAGCGATAAGCAGCTTGACGATCTGTTGGAAAAAGTCCGTGCTGAACTTAAGAGCCTCGATCATGTGGACGAGGAAGGGCGTAAATTGCTGGATGAACTTGACCAGGATATTCATGCGCTTCTGCAAAAGATGGATGCTGAAACCCTGCCCGTCATTGATCGGATGAAAAAAGCGGTCGAACAATTCGAGGTGAAGTATCCTACTCTCACCAAACTGCTCTCGGAAGCTTCCGCCATTTTGAGCAACGCAGGAATATAA